AGTCACCCCCGGCTCCCCGCCCCAACACGAACCGCTCGGTTCCCGTCCAGGAGCCGACCCGCCACCCGCCATCCGCGCGAAGCCATGCACGTCGTCCGGCCTCCGCGCAGAGCTTCGCTCGCCGCCCGAGTCCGGCGCGGAGCCACGAGGGGCCTCCGGCCTCCCCGCCGAGACCCGCGCGGCGCCGGGCCCGTCACACTCGGCTCCGGTGGAGGAGTTCGTGGCGGAGGAGCTTCGCGCGGAGGCGGAGGGCGCCGTCGGGCTCGCCGACGTACGTGCGCGGGAGGGCGTGCCGGGACGGGTCGTCGGGGGCGATGTGGCACGCGTAGGCGTAGCCCGCGGCGCGCACCGCTTCGATCTCGCGCTCGCCCGCGCGGCCGTACGGGTAGGCGAATCCGGTCACCGGGCGGTCGAGGATCTCCTCCAGTGCCGCCTTGCTCTCGGCGAACTCGACGCGGAGCGTGTCTTCGGCGGCGTCGGGGAGCGGGACGTGCAGGCGGCCGTGCGAGCCGACCTCGATGCCCGCGCCGGCGACCGTGCGGATCTGCTCGGCGGTCATGAGCGGCTTGCGGGGGCCGCGGCCGTCCGGGCCGTCGCTGTCCCACGCGTTGTGCTCGCCGATGCGTCCGGACACGACGAACACGGTCGCGCCGAACCCGTACCGCAGGAGGACGGGGACGGCGCGGGTCGCGAAGTCCGCGTACCCGTCGTCGAAGGTGAGGCCGACGAGTCCGCGCGCGCGCCCGGTGCCGTGCGCGTACAGGAGTTCCTGCATGCTGACGCCGCGCAGCCCGCGCGCGCGCAGCCACGCGAGCTGGCGTTCAAATCTGCGCGGCGAGACGGTGACGAGGTGCGGGTCATCGTCCCGGCGGTCGATCGAGTGGTACATCAGCACCAGCGGTGCCCGGCGTCTCTTCCCGGGTTCCGGTAGCGGTGCCGGGCCCGTCAGGCTGGCCGGGTCGGTCGGCTGTGTCACTGGTCTCTCCCGAGTGGACGCGGCCGCGGCGGGCGGGCCGCGGCCGGATTGCGAGCGGCCGGACGGCGAGCCGCGGCCGGAAGGTGGACCGTGCGCCCGTCCGGCGCGCGGTGAGCCGGGACGCGAGCGGCGCGAGCCACGGCGCGGCGAGGTCCCGCCCGGCGAGGGCGAGCAGGAGCGCGAACGCCGCGGCCGTCGCCGGGCCGCCGACGGCGAGGACGAGCGGGGCGGGCGCGTCCGTCCCGAGGGCGGTCGCGGCGAGGCGTCCGGCGGCGCAGGCCCCGGCGGACGCGAGCAGGAGCCGCCCGGTGTCGGCGGCGATGCCGCGCAGCGCGACGGGCGCGACCCGCAGCCGCAGCCCGGCCAGCAGCAGGACGGCGGCGAGGGTGATCCCGGCGGCGTTCGCGGCGGCGAGCGCGGCGGGCCCGGCGGACGCGGCGAACGCCGCGCCGATCGCGGCGGTCACTACGAGCCCGCCGGCGAGCACCCCGGCGGGGGTCCACATCGGGCGGCCCTGCGCGAAGAACGCGCGGGCGGCGAGGCCGACGACCATGTGCCCCCACAGCCCGAGCGCGTACACCTGCATGATCGCGGCGGTGCGGCGGGTGTCGTCGGCGGAGAACGCGCCGTGCTCGAACAGCACCTCGATCACGGCCGGGGCGAACGCGACGAGGAACGAGGTGGCGCACAGGACCATCGCGCCGGCGGCGGCGAGGTCCTGCCGGATGCGGCGGGCGACGCCGCGCACGTCGCCGTCCGCGGAGGCGCGGGCGAGCCGCGGGAACGTCACCGTGACGATCAGCAGCGACATGATCATCGGGACCTGGGCGACCTTCTGCGCGTAGTTCAGCTGCGAGATCGATCCGGCGGCGAGGCCGGAGCCGATGAACCGTTCCACGAACACCTGCGCCTGCCGCGTCACCGTGTACACCACGACGGGGACGACGGCGGCGAGGCCGAGGCGCAGTTCGTCCGGTGCGGGGAGCCGGGACGGCGGGGCCTCGCGCAGGCACCGGGCGAACGCGGGCGCCTGCACCGCGACCATCAGGACGCTGCCGCAGGCGACGCCGATCGCGGCGCTGGTCACCCCCACGGCGCCCGACAGGCCCGCGATGAGCGCGAGGATCCCCACGTTGTAGGCGGCGTAGATCGCGGCGGGCGGCCCGAACCGGTGGTGGGCGCGCAGCGTCGCGCTCATGAACCCGGCGATGCCGAACGTCACCACGGTGATCGCGGTGAGCCGGACGCACAGTTCCGCGGGCCCGTGTCCCGGCAGGCCGGGCGCGAGCAGCCCGACGACGGCCGGGGCGGCGAGCGCGATCGTCACCGTCACGACGGCGAGGCCGGCGACGATGCGCGGCAGCGTCCGGCCGACGAACGGGCGCAGCCCGTCGCCCCGGGCGAGCAGCCGGGTGACGGCGGGCACCATCAGCAGCGCCATCGCGTCCTCGATGAGCAGCGGCGACACCGTCTCCGGGATGGTCCAGGCGACGAGGAACGCGTCGGTGCCGCGGTCGGCGCCGAACAGGTGCGCCATGACGAGGTCGCGCAGGAAGCCGAGCCCGGTCCCGGCGGCGACCAGCACCCCCGACAGCGCGGCGGCGCGCCCCACGGAACCGGGCGGCCGGGACGCCCCGGCGGACGCGCGGGCGGCGGGGGTCCCGCCGCGGCGCTTCGTCCCGCTCGCCGTGGCCGTCATCGGACCCCTTCGAGCTCGTGGACGCGGAAGCCGTTCCGGTCGATGAGCGCGGGGACGGGGCGGGGCAGGCCGAACGCGCGGGCGGCGGCGACGCCGACGAGGGTCGCGCTGAGCACGGCCGTGGGACCGCCGAGGTCGGAGTACAGGAAGTTGACCAGCAGGAACGTCATGCAGCCGACGCCGGTGAGCCAGAGCGGGTCGCGGGGGCGGCGGCGCCGCCACAGGCCGCGGACGATCGCGGCGAGCAGCGCCGCGAACCCGGCGAAGCCGACGACGCCCTGTTCGGCGAGGACCAGCAGGTACTGGCTGTGGGGCGACAGCAGCGGCTGCCGGGTGTAGCCGTTCACCGGGTCGTGGGTCTCGCTGCCGGACGACAGTTCGATCCCCGCGTAGGTGTCGCGGTACTCCGCGAAGTTCTTGACCCCGACGCCGGCGACGGGGTTGTCCTGCCACATGCGCACGGCCGCGGCCCACAGGTGGTAACGGTCGTTCACGGACCGGTCGGGGTCGGTGACGGACTCCACCATGGACCGCGCGCGCGCCGTCACGGCGGACGAGCTCCCGGCCGTGAAGACGCCCAGCAGGAGCGTCAGCGCGGCACCGCTCGCCAGCAGCTTGACGGCGAGCCGGCGGTCGAACAGGACGAGCATCAGCACGACGGCGGCGCCGAGCGCCAGCCACGTCCCCCGGCTGAGCGCGAGGACGAGCGCGGCGCCGAGCAGGCCGAGCCCGGCGAGGGCGATCGGGAGGGTCGCCCGGCCGTGCCGCGCGCCCGCGAGCGCGAACGCCGTCAGCACCGTGAACGCGAACGCGGCGACGACCGACATCGCCATGACGTCGAGCGCCCCGAACGTCCCGACGGCGCGGACGTTGTCGCCGTCGATGGCCGCGCCGTTGCCCGTCGCGGCCTGCCAGATCCCGTAGGCGGCCTGCGCGGCGCCGAGGCCGAGGACGGCGCCGCAGACGATGCCGAGGTCGCGGCGGTCCCGGCAGACCAGGACGATCGCGAGCGGCACCAGCACGAAGATCTGCAGGACGCGCAGGAACCCGGGCATGCTCGCCGCGATGTCGGCGGACAGCACGGTGCCGGCGCCGAGCCCGGCGATCAGCGGGCCGAACGCCCACAGGGCGGCGCGCGGCACGTGCGTCCGGCCGAGGACGACCAGCAGCGCGGCCGTCACCATCAGCACGACGCTCGCAACGTCCCCGGTGGTGATCTGCACGCCGGGGCCGAAGACCTGGTCGCCCTGCGGGATGCCCACGCACGCGACGGTGGCCGCCGCGATCCAGCTCGGGCGCCTCCACCAGGGCCCGGTCATCCGCTGTCCCTGCCGAGGACTGCCCGGGCGGTCAGCAGCAGGATCTTGAGGTCGGCGCCGAACGACCAGTGGTCGATGTAGTGGTTGTCCAGGCGCGCGCGCAGTTCGATGGAGGTGTCGCCCCGGAAGCCGTGCACCTGCGCCCAGCCGGTCATCCCGACGGGTACGCGGTGCCGGAGCATGTAGCCGGGGCAGGTGCGGGAGAACTGCTCGACGAAGTGGGGACGTTCGGGGCGCGGGCCGACGAGGCTCATGTCGCCGCGCACGACGTTCCACAGCTGCGGCAGCTCGTCCATGGACGTGTCGCGCAGGAACCGGCCGACGGGGCCCATGCGGCGGTCGCCCCGCACGGTCCAGCGGGTGTCGGACTCCTGCTCGTCCGCGGGCTTGAGGGTGCGGAACTTCAGCAGGACGAACTCCTCGCCGCCGAGCCCGATCCGGCGCTGCCGGAACAGCACGCCGGGCCCGCCCTCCAGCCGCACCGCGGCGGCGCACACGGCGAACAGCGGCGCCGCGACGACCAGCAGGGCGCACGCGACGGCGACGTCCAGGAGCCGCTTGGCGAAGCGGGGGCC
The nucleotide sequence above comes from Actinomadura algeriensis. Encoded proteins:
- a CDS encoding polysaccharide deacetylase family protein yields the protein MYHSIDRRDDDPHLVTVSPRRFERQLAWLRARGLRGVSMQELLYAHGTGRARGLVGLTFDDGYADFATRAVPVLLRYGFGATVFVVSGRIGEHNAWDSDGPDGRGPRKPLMTAEQIRTVAGAGIEVGSHGRLHVPLPDAAEDTLRVEFAESKAALEEILDRPVTGFAYPYGRAGEREIEAVRAAGYAYACHIAPDDPSRHALPRTYVGEPDGALRLRAKLLRHELLHRSRV
- a CDS encoding lipid II flippase MurJ encodes the protein MTATASGTKRRGGTPAARASAGASRPPGSVGRAAALSGVLVAAGTGLGFLRDLVMAHLFGADRGTDAFLVAWTIPETVSPLLIEDAMALLMVPAVTRLLARGDGLRPFVGRTLPRIVAGLAVVTVTIALAAPAVVGLLAPGLPGHGPAELCVRLTAITVVTFGIAGFMSATLRAHHRFGPPAAIYAAYNVGILALIAGLSGAVGVTSAAIGVACGSVLMVAVQAPAFARCLREAPPSRLPAPDELRLGLAAVVPVVVYTVTRQAQVFVERFIGSGLAAGSISQLNYAQKVAQVPMIMSLLIVTVTFPRLARASADGDVRGVARRIRQDLAAAGAMVLCATSFLVAFAPAVIEVLFEHGAFSADDTRRTAAIMQVYALGLWGHMVVGLAARAFFAQGRPMWTPAGVLAGGLVVTAAIGAAFAASAGPAALAAANAAGITLAAVLLLAGLRLRVAPVALRGIAADTGRLLLASAGACAAGRLAATALGTDAPAPLVLAVGGPATAAAFALLLALAGRDLAAPWLAPLASRLTARRTGARSTFRPRLAVRPLAIRPRPARRGRVHSGETSDTADRPGQPDGPGTATGTREETPGTAGADVPLDRPPGR
- a CDS encoding O-antigen ligase family protein, which gives rise to MTGPWWRRPSWIAAATVACVGIPQGDQVFGPGVQITTGDVASVVLMVTAALLVVLGRTHVPRAALWAFGPLIAGLGAGTVLSADIAASMPGFLRVLQIFVLVPLAIVLVCRDRRDLGIVCGAVLGLGAAQAAYGIWQAATGNGAAIDGDNVRAVGTFGALDVMAMSVVAAFAFTVLTAFALAGARHGRATLPIALAGLGLLGAALVLALSRGTWLALGAAVVLMLVLFDRRLAVKLLASGAALTLLLGVFTAGSSSAVTARARSMVESVTDPDRSVNDRYHLWAAAVRMWQDNPVAGVGVKNFAEYRDTYAGIELSSGSETHDPVNGYTRQPLLSPHSQYLLVLAEQGVVGFAGFAALLAAIVRGLWRRRRPRDPLWLTGVGCMTFLLVNFLYSDLGGPTAVLSATLVGVAAARAFGLPRPVPALIDRNGFRVHELEGVR